Genomic DNA from Nonomuraea rubra:
CCGTGCCTCGTGAAGCGCTCAGCGCTGGTGCACCGGGCTCTCCACTGCGCACCACCATACTCCACTTCTCCCCACCGTCAACTGATTCGAACCGTCTTCATCATCGGTTTCCCTTGCGTTACCGCAGGTCAGAGCCATGGGGCGGGGTGGGGGGCGGTGCACGGGGGGTCAACCCTCATGGGCGTGTCGAGAGTTCGAAAGCCCGTGGAAATAGGGGGCGCGGGGCCGGGGAGGCGCCGGGTGGGGGAAAGTGGGGCGCTCCGTGGGACCGGCTGTGTCACTGGATTCGCACTGCTATGCCACAAGAACAGGAACTTTGCCGGTGTTCGCTGGAATATCCGCAAATGTCGCTCAAGAACCCGCAGCGTCGTAGGGTCGTACAGACAATGGAAAAGGAATGGCATGGCTCCCGCAAAGGCACCGTACCGGGACAGCCGTCGCACTTCTCATGGAGGCCTGGTGGCAGTAACCCATGACGTCCCTCCCCAGCTCGACGAGCTGGTCTCCACAGCCCACCGGATTCGGCAGGCCATCGAATCGGTGATCGAGGGCAAGAGCGATGCCGTCCGCCTCACGCTGACCGTCTTGCTCGCGGAGGGCCACCTCCTGATCGAGGACGTGCCGGGTGTCGGCAAGACGATGCTCGCCAAGGCACTCGCCCGCTCCATCGACTGTCCTGTGCGCCGGGTCCAGTTCACCCCGGACCTGCTGCCCAGCGACATCACCGGAGTGAGCGCGTACAACCAGCAGACCAGAGAGTTCGAGTTCAAGCCAGGGCCCGTCTTCGCCAACATCGTGGTGGGCGACGAGATCAACCGTGCCTCTCCCAAGACGCAGTCGGCGTTGCTGGAGTGCATGGAGGAGCACCAGGTGACGGTGGACGGGCACACGTACCAGCTCGACGCGCCGTTCATGGTGATCGCCACCCAGAACCCGATCGAGATGGAGGGCACCTATCCCCTGCCCGAGGCACAGCGCGACCGCTTCACCGCGCGCGTCGCGATGGGCTACCCCGAGCCGAACGCCGAGCTGGAGATGCTCGACGTGCACGGCGGCACCTCGCCGCTCGACAAGCTCGAGCCGGTGGCGACGACCGCGGAGGTGCGCGCGCTGATCGAGGCCGTACGCGGCGTCTACGTCTCCCAGGCGGTCAAGAAGTACGCCATCGACCTCGTCGTGGCCACCCGTCACTCCCCCGACCTGCGGCTGGGCGCCTCCCCCCGGTCCACGCTGCAGCTCGTACGCGCCGCGCGGGCGCACGCGGCACTGGCCGGGCGCGACTACGTCATCCCCGACGACCTCCAGGACCTGGCCATCCCCGTGCTGGCGCACCGCCTGCTGCCCAGCGTCGAGGCCCAGGGACAGCGCCGCCTGCCCGAGCAGGTGGTGACCGACTTGATCAGGCGCGTTCCCGTGCCGGAGACCCGCTGATGGCTCCCAAGGAGACACCGTGAGAGCGGGGATGCAGGCGCTGACGTCCAGGGGCAGGTCGTTCCTGGCGTCCGGGATCGCCGCCCTGCTGATGGCGTTCTTCCTCGGCGAGAACGACCTGTTCAGGATCGGTGTCCTGGTGACGGCGCTGCCGCTGCTGGCCGCGATGGTGGTGGCGCGGACCCGCTACCGGCTGAGCTGCGCCAGGCGCCTGGACCCGCCGAGGGCCGAGGTGGGCGGAGAGGCCACCGTGACCCTGCGGCTGGAGAACGTCACCAGGCTGCCCACCGGCCTGCTGCTCGTCGAGGACACGGTGCCGTACGCGCTGGGCGTGCGGCCCCGGTTCGTGCTGGACCGGGTGGAGCCGCGCGGCGTGCGGGAGATCGACTACCGGGTCCGCTCCGACCTGCGCGGCCGGTACACGATCGGGCCCCTGTCCATCCGCATCGCCGACCCGTTCGGGCTGGTGGAGCTGACCCGCTCGTTCACGATCAGCGACACGCTGGTGGTGACGCCGCACGTCGCGGCGCTGCCGCACGTACGGCTGTCGGGTGAGTGGACGGGCGGCGGCGACAGCAGGACCAGGAGCGTGGCGGCGGCCGGCGACGACGACGTGGCGCCGCGCGAATACCGCCAGGGCGACGACCTGCGCCGGGTGCACTGGCGTTCGACGGCCCGCTACGGCGAGCTGATGGTGCGCCGCGAGGAGCAGCAGTGGCAGAGCCGCGGCGCGCTCCTGCTGGACACCCGCAGGCACGCCCACCGCGGCGAGGGCCCGCGCTCGTCCTTCGAGGTGGCGGTCTCGGCCGCCGCCTCGATCGGCGTGCACCTCGCCCACGAGGGCCTCGGCCTGCGGCTGGTCACCGACCAGGGCGCCGAGCACCTGACCGACACGGGCCTGAGCTACTCGCTGCTCGACACCCTCGCCGTGGTACGGCACAGCCCGGCCCGCTCTCTGGAGATGGGCATCTCGGCGCTGCGCTCGGGCGGCGGCGACGGGCTGATCGTGGCGGTGCTGGGCGGGATGGACGCCGAGGAGGCCAGGGAGCTGGCCAGGCTGCGGCACAGCGGCATCACCGGCGTGGCCGTCCTGCTCGACGTGAGCACGTGGGAGGGCCGCGACCGGGCCGCCGAGGAGAACCACCAGGCCGTGCAGACCGTCCTGGCCGGGTACGGCTGGCGCATCGTGAACCTGCCCGCCGGCACCTCGATCGCCTCCGTCTGGCAGGACGCCGCCAACCGCGGCAGGTACGCGCTCAACCCCGCGGGAGGTGCGGCATGAGACTGACGATCGCCTCGGGAGTGGCCGCGTTCACCGCGGCGTTGCTGCTCACCCCGCTCTTCCAGGGCGGCGGCTGGTTCTGGACCTCGCTCGGCGCCGTGCTGGCCGTGGTGGCGGCGGGACTGCTGAGCAGCCGCCTGGCCCTGCCCGCGTGGGCGGCGCCGCTGCTGGGCGTGGCCGCGACGTGGATCTACCTGACGGCGGCCTTCGCCTCCGAGAAGGCGTGGGCGCTGGTGGTGCCCACCAAGGGTTCGGTGGTGGAGCTGGCCAGGCTGCTGGGCGTCGGCTGGGCCGACATCCAGCGCTTCGCGGCCCCCGTGCCGGAGACCGAGGGCATCACGCTGCTGACCGCCGGTGGCGTGGCGCTGATCGCGATCGCCGTGGACCTGCTCGCCGCGCGGGTGCGGCGGGCGGCCCTGTCGGGGCTGCCACTGCTGGCGCTGGCGACGGTGCCGGCGACGATCCTGACCGACCCGATCAGCTGGTGGGCGTTCATCGTGGCCGCGCTCGGCTTCGTCAGCCTGCTGATCGCGGACGGGCGCGAGCGGGTGGGCCACTGGGGCAGGGCGGTGCTGGTACGCCGCAGCCGCCAGACCGCCTCGGGCCCGCTGGCCGGCAACGGCGCCCCGGCGGACACCAGCGGCCTGCGGCTGTCGGGCAAGCGCATCGGGTTCGCCGCGATCCTGCTGGCCGTGCTGCTGCCCGCGGCCCTGCCGGCGATGGAGCCGGTGTCGTTCTTCACGTTCGGCGTGGGCGGGCGCGGCTCGGGGCCCGGCAACTCGATCAGCATCCCGAACCCGATCGCCAACCTGAAGGGACAGCTCGACCTGCCGGAGCGGCGGGTGGTCCTGTCCTACACCAGCTCCGACAAGAAGCCCCGGTACCTGCGGATCTACGCGCTGGACACGTTCGACGGGCAGCAGTTCGGCATGACGCAGCCGAAGGGCGCCCCGGAGAACAGGACGGAGAACGGGCCGCTGCCCGAACCTCCGGGGCTCGGCCCCGAGGTGAAGATCAACAACGTGGTCACGAACGTCCAGATCAGCGACGAGATCGCGCGGCTGCAGTTCCTGCCGCTGCCGTACCCGGCGCGGGAGATCAGGGTGGACGGCGACTGGCGGGCCGACGTGGACACGCTGATGGTCTTCTCCACCCGCGAGGAGGCCGCCGGCATCGACTACGACGTGATGACGAGCGAGCCCGAGCCGACCGCGGACCTGCTCGACTCCTTCGACGGCATCAGGCCGGAGGTGGACGAGCGCTTCCTCGCCCTGCCGGACGACCTGCCGCCGGAGATCAGGCAGCTGGCCGAGGACGAGACGGCGGGAGCCAGGACCACCTACGACGCGGCGCTGAAGCTGCAGCAGTTCTTCACCAAGCCGGGCAACTTCCAGTACGACCTGCGCACGCAGGGCCACAACAGCTCGGCGCTGCGCAACTTCCTGATCAGTGACCGGGTCGGGTACTGCGAGCAGTTCGCCGCGTCGATGGCGGTGCTGGCCAGGCTGGTGGGCATCCCGTCGCGGGTGGCGATCGGCTACACGGGCGGCGTGCAGGTCGGCGACCGGTGGGAGGTGGGCACGAACGACTCCCACTCCTGGCCGGAGCTGTACTTCGAGGGTGTGGGCTGGCTGCCGTTCGAGCCGACCCCGTCGGGGGCGGCCGGTCAGGGCAGCGCGCGCGTTCCCCCGTACGCGGCGCCGCGGCCGACGCCGACGCCCGGGGCGAGCAACACGCCGACGCCGGGGGCTTCCAGCTCCTCCGCCGACGAGCCGCAGAACCCGGCGACCCG
This window encodes:
- a CDS encoding AAA family ATPase gives rise to the protein MAPAKAPYRDSRRTSHGGLVAVTHDVPPQLDELVSTAHRIRQAIESVIEGKSDAVRLTLTVLLAEGHLLIEDVPGVGKTMLAKALARSIDCPVRRVQFTPDLLPSDITGVSAYNQQTREFEFKPGPVFANIVVGDEINRASPKTQSALLECMEEHQVTVDGHTYQLDAPFMVIATQNPIEMEGTYPLPEAQRDRFTARVAMGYPEPNAELEMLDVHGGTSPLDKLEPVATTAEVRALIEAVRGVYVSQAVKKYAIDLVVATRHSPDLRLGASPRSTLQLVRAARAHAALAGRDYVIPDDLQDLAIPVLAHRLLPSVEAQGQRRLPEQVVTDLIRRVPVPETR
- a CDS encoding DUF58 domain-containing protein, translated to MRAGMQALTSRGRSFLASGIAALLMAFFLGENDLFRIGVLVTALPLLAAMVVARTRYRLSCARRLDPPRAEVGGEATVTLRLENVTRLPTGLLLVEDTVPYALGVRPRFVLDRVEPRGVREIDYRVRSDLRGRYTIGPLSIRIADPFGLVELTRSFTISDTLVVTPHVAALPHVRLSGEWTGGGDSRTRSVAAAGDDDVAPREYRQGDDLRRVHWRSTARYGELMVRREEQQWQSRGALLLDTRRHAHRGEGPRSSFEVAVSAAASIGVHLAHEGLGLRLVTDQGAEHLTDTGLSYSLLDTLAVVRHSPARSLEMGISALRSGGGDGLIVAVLGGMDAEEARELARLRHSGITGVAVLLDVSTWEGRDRAAEENHQAVQTVLAGYGWRIVNLPAGTSIASVWQDAANRGRYALNPAGGAA
- a CDS encoding transglutaminaseTgpA domain-containing protein, with the translated sequence MRLTIASGVAAFTAALLLTPLFQGGGWFWTSLGAVLAVVAAGLLSSRLALPAWAAPLLGVAATWIYLTAAFASEKAWALVVPTKGSVVELARLLGVGWADIQRFAAPVPETEGITLLTAGGVALIAIAVDLLAARVRRAALSGLPLLALATVPATILTDPISWWAFIVAALGFVSLLIADGRERVGHWGRAVLVRRSRQTASGPLAGNGAPADTSGLRLSGKRIGFAAILLAVLLPAALPAMEPVSFFTFGVGGRGSGPGNSISIPNPIANLKGQLDLPERRVVLSYTSSDKKPRYLRIYALDTFDGQQFGMTQPKGAPENRTENGPLPEPPGLGPEVKINNVVTNVQISDEIARLQFLPLPYPAREIRVDGDWRADVDTLMVFSTREEAAGIDYDVMTSEPEPTADLLDSFDGIRPEVDERFLALPDDLPPEIRQLAEDETAGARTTYDAALKLQQFFTKPGNFQYDLRTQGHNSSALRNFLISDRVGYCEQFAASMAVLARLVGIPSRVAIGYTGGVQVGDRWEVGTNDSHSWPELYFEGVGWLPFEPTPSGAAGQGSARVPPYAAPRPTPTPGASNTPTPGASSSSADEPQNPATRRNPRELDREGTAATGTLPPDDSMPLIGKIGIGAAALLLVLLIPAGVRLITRNRRVRSLGWKVSQPSDELTARMAAGRNQVTVAAAWAELDDVLFDYGMARESSETPRALARRLSQQYEFDAGSAAAITAIASAVERVLFARDPGRIEPMSKDLRKVRQALAATVSRGRRVRAVLLPPSTLRRLRLLGERLLDGFDLLETIRLRRTAAQKGG